DNA sequence from the Candidatus Binataceae bacterium genome:
ACCGGCAGATGATCGAGCACGGCGTTGCGGATGCACGCGGGGTCGTCGGGCAGGACCTCGTAGTATTCGATCCGGTGGCCGGCCGCGGTCAGAAGGTCACGGATGAGATGGCCGCTCTCGTCAGTCTCGGCGCTTCGCGAATCGCTCGCGGTCAACACGCCCACCTTGAGGCTCTTGCGGCCATGGTGATGATGCTCCCTTGCGCCCACGGGAAAAGTATATCACCGGCCCGCGCCGTCGCGAGGATCCGCCAAAAGGATGCGCTAAAAAGGATCGGCTAACGCAGGCGCAGGTTGAACGCCTGTGGTCCCTTGTCCCCGGGGCGCACGTCGAACTGCACCTGGTCGCCCTCGCGCAGGTCTTCGAAATAGACCTTGGGCGAAAGCCGCGAACGATGAAAGAAGACTTCATCGGTGCCGTCGTCGGGGGTGATAAATCCGAAGCCCTTGTCCTTGATCACCTTCTTGATCGTGCCGAACACAGCGTGCCTCCGCGCGGGACCCTGGCCCCGCCTTAAGAGTTGAGCTTAGGCGAGCCGCGCCGTATGTAAAGAGGGGTCCGCGAGAAGCCGAGGAGGCACCTTGCTCAAAGCGATTGGACTGGCCGAGATCGAGCGCATTTTCGTCGTGACCGACGCGCTCGGAATCTCTCGCGAAGCGCTGGTCATTCCGCTGCGCACCGAGCATCCCGGCCGCGTGCGCAAGCTCGGCCCGGACCGGCTCGAAATCGTGGTCGATAGCGCCATCGACTTCGACCAGTGGCTCAGTCGTCTCGAGGCGGAGATTCGGGCGGTCTGGCCGGTATCGCCGCCGGACTGAGTTCGATGAGCCGCGCGCCGTGATCGACCATCTGTCCCGGCGCAACGCAGACCTTCGCCACGATCGCCGGGCTTTCGGCGTATAGCGTCGTTTCCATCTTCATCGCCTCGAGCACGATCAGCGGGTCGCCGTGTTCGACCGGCTGTCCCTCGGCGACGAGCACCTTCAGTACCTTGCACGGCATCGGCGCGTCCACTTCCGGCGCTGCGAGTCCGCCCGCGCGGCTCGTCGCGCGCCCTTCGACGATCACGAACTCGGCCGCGAACGGTCCCGCGGCCGCCGCGATCGAAGCCCGCAGCCGCGCGCCCGCGACGCGGATGCGCCGGCCGCCCAATTCCACCATCGCACTGCCGTCGGGCATCGGCGCTATACTCGCCGCGACCTCGCGCCCATCGATACTGATGCTGATTGTGCGCGCCGCGCCCGCAGGCGCATCGGCCGGTCTGTCGCGCGCGAGCAGTTCGACCTCGAATTCGCGCTTATCGCCCTGGCGCCGGAGCTTCATCTTATCGTCCACCTCGTCGCCACGGCTCGAAACCGGCGAGTTCCGTCCAGGGTGTCCGCCCTCCATGTCCCGGATGCGCGCCGTCAGGTGCCGCGCCAGGCACCGCGGACCTTCCCGAGGCCGCCGAGCGCGGCGCGCCGAGAGCGCCCGCAGCCGCCATCGCGGCTGCGACCAGCAAACCTTCCTGCGCGTCGGCGCTCGGGCTCCATCGCGGAAAGAACTCTTCCACGAATCGCGTGGAGAGCCGCGCGTCCCGAAACGCCGCGCTGGCGACGACGTCGCGCAGGAACGCCGCCGTGTTGGTGATGCCGAGGAGCGAGAATTCGCCGAGCGCCGCCGCCATCCGGCCGCGCGCCTGCTCGCGATCGGCGCCCCAGCAAATCAGCTTTCCCAGCATGCCGTCGTAAAACGCAGTGACGCTTAAGCCGGCGGCCAGATGCGTATCGACGCGCACCCCCGGTCCGCCGGGGAGATTCAGGTAGAGCACCTCGCCGGTGGCCGGGCGGAAGCTATGCTCGGCGTCCTCGGCATAGATGCGGCACTCGATCGCCGCACCGCGCGGCGCCGCCGGTTCGCTCACGCGCCCGCCCATTGCGACGCGAAGCTGCTCGGCGACCAGGTCGCATCCGAATCGCATCTCTGTCACCGGATGCTCGACCTGCAGGCGCGTATTGGCCTCGAGGAAGTAGAATTCGCTGCCATCGACCAGGAACTCCATCGTCCCCGCGTTGCGGTAGCCGGCGACGCGCGCAACCCTGAGCGCCGCCTCGAACATCCGGGCCCGCAGGGCGTCGTCCAGCCGGGGCGCCGGCGACTCCTCGATGATTTTCTGATGTCGCCGCTGGATTGAGCAGTCGCGTTCGCCGAGCGCAACGACGCCGCCGTGGTTGTCGGCAAGGACCTGCACTTCGACGTGGCGCGGACGAGCCAGATATTTTTCGAGAAACACGCGGCCGTCGCCGAAAGCGGCCTTGGCTTCGCGCGACGCCGCGGCGAGCGCCTCGGTGAGACCCGCTTGCGTCTCGACCATGCGCATCCCGCGGCCGCCGCCGCCCGCCGCCGCCTTGACCATCAGGGGAAACCCGACGCGCGCGGCGAACTCGGCGGCAGCGCGGTCGTCGATAGTGTCGAGCCCCGGCACCACTGGAACTCCGGCCTCCGCGGCCAGGCGTCGTGCGGCGACCTTGTCGCCGAGCGCCGCCATCACTTCCGCCGGCGGTCCGACGAAGAGCATCCCGGCCTCGCCGACGGCACGGGCGAATTCGGGCCGCTCGGAAAGAAAGCCATAGCCGGGATGAATCGCGTCGGCGCCGGTCGTGCTCGCAGCCTCGATGATCGCGGCGATGTTGAGATAGCTCGCGCTCGCCTCGGGCGGACCGATGAGGCGCGCCTCGTCGGCGGCGGCGACATGCGCGGCGCCGGCGTCGGCCTCCGAGTAGACCGCGACGGTGGCGATTCCGAGCAGGCGCGCGCTTCGAATTATCCTGAGCGCTATTTCGCCACGGTTGGCAACGAGCAGCTTGCTGATAGCGGTGCCTTTCATTCCGCAGGCGAGCGTAGCACACGGCGGGCGCGGTGCCGCGCCCCCGCTAACGG
Encoded proteins:
- a CDS encoding biotin carboxylase N-terminal domain-containing protein, which codes for MKGTAISKLLVANRGEIALRIIRSARLLGIATVAVYSEADAGAAHVAAADEARLIGPPEASASYLNIAAIIEAASTTGADAIHPGYGFLSERPEFARAVGEAGMLFVGPPAEVMAALGDKVAARRLAAEAGVPVVPGLDTIDDRAAAEFAARVGFPLMVKAAAGGGGRGMRMVETQAGLTEALAAASREAKAAFGDGRVFLEKYLARPRHVEVQVLADNHGGVVALGERDCSIQRRHQKIIEESPAPRLDDALRARMFEAALRVARVAGYRNAGTMEFLVDGSEFYFLEANTRLQVEHPVTEMRFGCDLVAEQLRVAMGGRVSEPAAPRGAAIECRIYAEDAEHSFRPATGEVLYLNLPGGPGVRVDTHLAAGLSVTAFYDGMLGKLICWGADREQARGRMAAALGEFSLLGITNTAAFLRDVVASAAFRDARLSTRFVEEFFPRWSPSADAQEGLLVAAAMAAAGALGAPRSAASGRSAVPGAAPDGAHPGHGGRTPWTELAGFEPWRRGGR
- a CDS encoding biotin/lipoyl-containing protein gives rise to the protein MKLRRQGDKREFEVELLARDRPADAPAGAARTISISIDGREVAASIAPMPDGSAMVELGGRRIRVAGARLRASIAAAAGPFAAEFVIVEGRATSRAGGLAAPEVDAPMPCKVLKVLVAEGQPVEHGDPLIVLEAMKMETTLYAESPAIVAKVCVAPGQMVDHGARLIELSPAAIPARPPESPPRDD
- a CDS encoding cold shock domain-containing protein, coding for MFGTIKKVIKDKGFGFITPDDGTDEVFFHRSRLSPKVYFEDLREGDQVQFDVRPGDKGPQAFNLRLR